The genomic window actggcaactggatcgcgatccaaccacaacgctgtccacagttgcaactcgatcgcgatcggatcgcgatccgtccgatccacatctcgaggtggattcgatcgcgatccgatcgcgatcggttgaatccaattagaaatagtgggcgttgccttcacgtacgctacgcgtgtagtctagcactcctcactcgtctttgttctcgctcaccttacgtcgctgtatcaacgctttctacaagcaaagaaaccacacatgcacatcggtcatcagtcatgtgatagcgaaatgaggcggagatatcgttttcaaagtgcagcgTGGACGCTCACTAtctcgatcgcgatccattcgggtctagtgtggacaggccttatgTATTGTTGACTAGTAACACAAAAATATGTAACACGTGGTTAGGTTTAGCTTGAGCCTGGCCCTATGGTTTAGCTCGGACTAATTTAGCACGGCTAAATGCACTTAGCTCGAGCCAACATCGTTTACACGGGCCAAACTAGCATGGGCCAGTTTGGCTCGAGTCAAATCGTCTAGTGTAAAGTCGTTATTGGAGTGTTTTATTCAGTAGTCTAGACTTTGCTGTTACTGTATACTTAGTCTATTGCTGCATGCATCGATCTGTGTCAAATATACTATACGCAATGTCTTTCAGAAGTAGTAGTTTCCGTCTAGACTTAGTCTATTGCTGCATGGATTTGTCAAGACTTGAAGTACCCAATGCCTTTCAGTTACATTACAATCCAATATACATTTCATTGAGTTAGTTAAATCTACTTAATTCTGTAAAAATATATCGCAACTTTAGTCACAGAGCTGCGTGTAACATTGAAACTCTTTGTGTGTCAATCCAGCTGAATTACTTCGCAGTCTTCGTCTAGAACATCTCTCTCTAAGTATCGCCGCAACGAGTCCATCCTCCGAAGAAACGCAATGCTCAGACAAGAAAACTaagaaacagaagagaaagaaagagaaacccGGAGCGTGGCTAAAGAGCGGCCACCATCATGTAGGAGTATTCAGCATAAGGCAAGACTTATTTCAAAAGTCATCTGCAGCGTTGGTGATGCTAGACATTGCGGAGGAAGGAGAGTCTAGACGAGATGACTTGCAGCGAGTAGCCACGACGCTTTGTCGAGCGTCGACACGCAGACCGGACACGAGCCACTTATTTGATGTGCTAGCCTATTTCTCTTGGCTGCTCACCAACACGGATATGTCTCGGCGCGACTTCGCGGCTGCGCACACGGTGGGGCGGATATCGCGTTGTCTCGGCAACCTGGCGCGCATACTGGAACCCGCTCACATATTGATGAAGATGAATGCGTTGCTACAGGAAGGAGTGTCCGATTCGAAAGAGATGTGTGATCGTATACGTATGTTTAGtgaatttttgtgtttaagTAACTAATATCATCCGTGCTGTGGCGAATTCAGGAATCTGATATGAGGCGTTCCTATAAATAGTTAAAGGGGTATGTAGCACGCATTAAAACGTTTAAATACTTAATAATTTTaagtatttaaaaaattactaaaGTGAAATTTTAGGTTAAAGTTTTAAAGTTTTTTGAATTACATAGAGATTACTATATTTATTCTGCTACTCTAGATCTGtggtctgcatgcatgtgctcaCTCAAACACACGAACAAGCTCATTTGCAAAACAGTCAAGCGCATCAATGGTAAGCGCATGTGCAGTAGGTGTAACcggtctgtatgtatgtcacgtgatggtCGGCGTTATATACTCTAACGCTTCCGCGTCTCGGTAATAACTAAGTCAATGTGTGTAGTCAATGTCATACTCTCTAGTCATCCGCTATCCGCTACAGCTTGTTAGTTGACTTCCGCTGTCGCGTTGAGTTTTTAAAGCTGGTCGTTTGCTGCAAACGTAGCGGCTAATTGCAGCTTGTTCTGCTTCCTATTTTGCCATTGTGGTTCTTGGTGTTAGCTAGACTGATGCCATGTGACCACGTGAATGGTACTCTTTAGTGGAAACGATCTTTCGTTTAGAAATTGAAGCACTGTGCGCATGCAACATTGAACTGCAGTGTATAGCATCTATCTAATTAGCTAGAGAAATAGTCAGAATACGGGGTTTTCGTGCTCGTAAATCCGTCTGCATCCGCCACTGCAATCATCCATCTTACATACTGTATCTAGCCTTCATCTTACCattcattttgtgtttgagcAGAAAGCGACTGTCCTGAAAGATTCGACGAGGTCGAGCACTTTTTCACGGCGATCTCCGAATTTTCAATCAAGAAGAACGCCAGAGTAAAAGATTCGCGATTacaagaagaaaagaagacgAGCGCAAGAAAATATTCGCACGACATTATCGACGTTTAGTGTGGCTAGCATTTACAACTCGCGCGCCTAGTTGTGAATGCATGTCGCAAGAAATTGCGTATGTTACTGATACTTGTTGGTCAATAGATTGATGAGCGAGGCCTATTTGCATAATTGGGTGTTTGCTTTGCTGCTAATTGATGCCAACAACGCACGTGCAAAAACTGAAGATATATAATACAAGTTGTAGTCCAAGTTGCAGACAGTCTAGCGACTATCCTCggcccagacgcagtgtgaaTTGTAGCCCCGGATGCTCAATGGCtccgcatccggggctgcaatcgaCACTGCTTTTGGGGCGAGGCTATTAGAGCGACGCAGTTAACGTTCATTCTATAGCAAGACAAATCTTGTATTtcatattttaaaatattaatttaaattttgacaTCAAGTATAACAAAATCTCGGAGTACGGTCCACGGGTAGCGCAAATGTCGTGCGCTGATGCAAAAAACTAttttcattttaatt from Corticium candelabrum chromosome 12, ooCorCand1.1, whole genome shotgun sequence includes these protein-coding regions:
- the LOC134188118 gene encoding uncharacterized protein LOC134188118 → MSSRQQMKEQSPFPASTPEEKSFGSDYSPTKKQETEEKKSRQTDCLELEDTGNSLSCAVKQPPGQDKDRSQTFESQESGTSIASPAFSDERARAGASQSEEEPLDVSYTGHIPVRKLKKQSVSEQTEYSSTETRKKETCEQEAELLRSLRLEHLSLSIAATSPSSEETQCSDKKTKKQKRKKEKPGAWLKSGHHHVGVFSIRQDLFQKSSAALVMLDIAEEGESRRDDLQRVATTLCRASTRRPDTSHLFDVLAYFSWLLTNTDMSRRDFAAAHTVGRISRCLGNLARILEPAHILMKMNALLQEGVSDSKEMCDRIQSDCPERFDEVEHFFTAISEFSIKKNARVKDSRLQEEKKTSARKYSHDIIDV